The following proteins are co-located in the Castanea sativa cultivar Marrone di Chiusa Pesio chromosome 8, ASM4071231v1 genome:
- the LOC142605771 gene encoding uncharacterized protein LOC142605771: MDPCGSDVLYQMAEAIPLRKAIGGVVENFLKENIIIMFEVPHKIISDNGTPFVNSEAEATNKTLIKIISKMNQEYTGGWAMHLPDALWTFRSSPKSTTGFSPFSLAYGIEVMSPAEVMTPSLRVM, from the exons ATGGATCCTTGTGGCTCCGACGTACTTTACCAAATGGCAGAAGCCATACCACTCCGTAAGGCCATAGGAGGAGTTGTGGAAAACTTTCTCAAGGAGAACATAATTATTATGTTCGAAGTACCTCATAAGATCATCAGTGACAATGGAACACCATTTGTCAACAGTGAG gcagaagcaacaaacaagacTCTCATCAAGATTATTAGCAAGATGAATCAAGAATATACTGGAGGATGGGCAATGCATCTTCCAGACGCCCTTTGGACCTTCCGAAGCTCGCCCAAGTCTACCACAGGATTTTCACCCTTCTCCTTAGCCTACGGAATAGAGGTAATGAGCCCAGCTGAAGTGATGACACCCTCCTTAAGGGTCATGTAg
- the LOC142605772 gene encoding uncharacterized protein LOC142605772, translating into MKFDGSSMAHSGGAGIVLYPEGKEVAVLSFKLEFPCSNNTIEYEAYLIKFSTALEMAIKQLKVIGDSNLVVYQAKGSFSLKEPSLAPYKTLAQKMEERFSTFKIKHAQRSEKQYANKLAALGS; encoded by the coding sequence ATGAAGTTCGATGGTTCTTCCATGGCCCACTCAGGGGGTGCAGGAATAGTCCTTTATCCTGAAGGGAAAGAAGTCGCGGTGCTCTCATTTAAATTGGAGTTTCCTTGCTCAAACAATACCATAGAGTACGAGGCCTACCTCATCAAGTTTTCCACAGCTCTCGAAATGGCGATCAAGCAATTGAAGGTGATAGGTGACTCCAATTTGGTGGTTTACCAGGCCAAAGGAAGCTTCTCTTTGAAGGAACCAAGTTTAGCTCCGTACAAGACATTGGCCCAAAAAATGGAGGAAAGATTTTCAACATTCAAGATAAAGCACGCTCAGAGGAGCGAGAAACAATATGCGAACAAGCTGGCCGCGTTGGGATCGTAG